One window from the genome of Bacillus alveayuensis encodes:
- a CDS encoding thiaminase/transcriptional activator TenA (product_source=KO:K03707; cath_funfam=1.20.910.10; cog=COG0819; ko=KO:K03707; pfam=PF03070; superfamily=48613; tigrfam=TIGR04306): protein MLFTNRLYEKAKYIWDQYYKHPFVKGIGDGTLDIDKFRFYMEQDYLYLIDYSRLFALGSLKAPDLETMTVFANLLHSTLNDEMELHRQYAERLGIPREKLENTKPAPTTLAYTGYMLNISQRGSLADLIAAVLPCTWSYYEIGLRLNQILGASEHEFYGEWVKMYASEEFGQLAEWLKNLMNKLAEGKTEQELKELEDIFLTTSKFEYMFWEMSYQKQMWPTDKE, encoded by the coding sequence ATGTTATTTACAAATCGATTATACGAAAAAGCAAAATACATTTGGGATCAATATTACAAACATCCTTTTGTCAAAGGAATCGGCGATGGTACACTTGATATTGATAAATTTCGTTTTTATATGGAACAGGATTATCTTTATTTAATTGATTACTCTCGTTTATTTGCACTTGGAAGCTTAAAAGCACCTGATTTAGAAACAATGACTGTGTTTGCGAATCTCCTTCATTCCACTTTAAACGATGAAATGGAGCTTCACCGCCAATATGCTGAGCGGCTTGGAATACCAAGAGAAAAGCTTGAAAATACGAAGCCAGCTCCAACAACTCTTGCTTATACAGGCTATATGCTGAACATTTCACAGCGTGGATCGCTAGCTGATCTTATAGCAGCCGTTCTTCCATGTACGTGGAGTTATTATGAAATTGGTTTGCGCTTAAATCAAATCCTTGGAGCGAGTGAGCACGAATTTTATGGTGAATGGGTCAAAATGTACGCCTCTGAAGAATTTGGGCAGCTGGCGGAATGGTTAAAAAATTTAATGAACAAGCTTGCAGAGGGTAAAACAGAACAAGAGCTGAAAGAACTAGAAGACATATTCTTGACAACAAGCAAATTCGAATATATGTTTTGGGAAATGTCATACCAAAAACAAATGTGGCCGACGGATAAAGAATAA
- a CDS encoding hypothetical protein (product_source=Hypo-rule applied; cleavage_site_network=SignalP-noTM; transmembrane_helix_parts=Inside_1_6,TMhelix_7_26,Outside_27_51) — protein MKKKSIFSVVFSIGIAFSLFSSSLVANAEELKTGKCSITIMNKPQEKSDNI, from the coding sequence ATGAAAAAGAAATCAATTTTTTCAGTTGTGTTCTCTATTGGTATTGCTTTCAGTTTGTTCTCATCATCATTGGTTGCCAATGCAGAAGAATTAAAAACCGGTAAATGTTCTATTACGATTATGAATAAACCACAAGAAAAATCGGATAACATATAG